Proteins from a single region of Desulfolutivibrio sulfoxidireducens:
- the aat gene encoding leucyl/phenylalanyl-tRNA--protein transferase translates to MPIFALSDDPNDLRFPPPSLAGSEGLLAVGGDLSVPRLLTAYSQGIFPWYDAESPILWWSPDPRPILFPAELHVPRRLERLLRQDRFDIAFDTDFPAVIRACSRVRRPGQAGTWITRAMITAYINLHRAGFAHSVEARLDGRLVGGAYGVAMGRAFFGESMFHLEPDASKVAFVALVRRLDSLGFSFIDCQQTTAHLARFGSREVPRAAFLALLGRALE, encoded by the coding sequence ATGCCCATCTTCGCCCTCTCCGACGACCCCAACGACCTGCGCTTCCCGCCGCCGTCCCTGGCCGGATCCGAAGGCCTTCTGGCCGTGGGCGGCGACCTGTCCGTACCGCGCCTGCTTACCGCCTATTCCCAGGGCATTTTCCCCTGGTACGACGCCGAAAGCCCCATCCTGTGGTGGTCTCCGGACCCGCGCCCCATCCTTTTTCCCGCCGAGCTGCACGTTCCCCGCCGCCTGGAACGCCTGTTGCGCCAGGATCGCTTCGACATCGCCTTTGATACCGATTTCCCCGCCGTCATCCGGGCCTGTTCCCGGGTGCGGCGGCCGGGGCAGGCCGGCACCTGGATCACCCGGGCCATGATCACGGCCTACATCAACCTCCACCGCGCCGGCTTCGCCCACAGCGTCGAGGCCCGCCTGGATGGCCGTCTCGTTGGCGGGGCCTACGGCGTGGCCATGGGCCGGGCCTTTTTCGGCGAATCCATGTTCCACCTGGAACCGGACGCCTCCAAGGTCGCCTTCGTGGCCCTGGTCCGCCGTCTCGACTCCCTGGGGTTTTCCTTCATCGATTGCCAGCAGACGACAGCCCACTTGGCCCGTTTCGGCAGTCGCGAGGTGCCGCGTGCCGCGTTCCTGGCCCTTCTGGGGCGGGCCCTGGAATGA
- the clpA gene encoding ATP-dependent Clp protease ATP-binding subunit ClpA yields the protein MLSKTLERVLTNAVKEVKRRSHEYLTLEHLLYAVVLDDSGKDILTGCGANVVRLKNQLERFFLDHMEVLPKDAATEVVQTLGVQRVLQRAIMQMQNAGKNQVEVGDVLAALFDEEDSYAVYFLKSHGINRLDVLESISHGQGTEPWRQEGPPRTGEPQEAKSGDTALEQFTVNLVAKAREGRIDPLIGRTPELSRTIQVLMRRRKNNPIYVGDPGVGKTAIAEGLALKIVKGEVPEVFANTEIYALDMGALLAGTKYRGDFEARLKGVLSELTQKPEAILFVDEIHTIVGAGATSGGTLDASNILKPVLASGTLRCIGSTTYEEYKNHFEKDRALSRRFQKIDIPEPTRDEAVEILKGLRSYYEEHHGVHYSDTAIKAAVDLSARHVNDRYLPDKAIDVIDEAGAVYRISGKTGRGAVGVTDVEKVVAKMARIPAQRISGSDKTRLENLDRDLRAVIFGQDKAIDTVSKAIKRSRAGLCPDGKPTGSFLLAGPTGVGKTELARQLALVLGINFVRFDMSEYMEKHAVSRLIGAPPGYVGFDQGGLLTDAIRKHPHSVLLLDEIEKAHPDMFSILLQVMDYATLTDNNGRKADFSHVILLMTTNAGAREMSAKNIGFGNADTPDDRSDQGKKALDRLFSPEFRNRLDGIVTFKSLTPEVMDRIVAKYLGELNDQMRDRKVAVTLTPAAVSLLAHKGFDAVYGARPLARVIQTEIKDVLAHELLFGRLRQGGEAIVDAPDKDGDVAGAEVPEGSSFAFAYVPREPGRKKTVH from the coding sequence ATGCTCAGCAAAACACTGGAAAGGGTGCTGACCAACGCCGTCAAGGAAGTCAAGCGCCGCAGTCATGAATACCTGACCCTGGAGCACCTGCTTTACGCCGTTGTCCTGGACGACTCCGGAAAGGACATCCTGACCGGCTGCGGGGCCAATGTGGTGCGCCTCAAAAACCAGTTGGAACGGTTCTTCCTGGACCACATGGAGGTCCTGCCCAAGGATGCCGCCACCGAGGTGGTCCAGACCCTGGGCGTGCAGCGGGTTTTGCAACGGGCCATCATGCAGATGCAAAACGCCGGCAAGAATCAGGTGGAGGTCGGGGACGTCCTGGCCGCCCTGTTCGACGAGGAGGATTCCTACGCCGTCTATTTCCTCAAGTCCCACGGCATAAACCGTCTGGACGTCCTGGAGAGCATCTCCCACGGCCAGGGCACCGAGCCGTGGCGTCAGGAGGGGCCGCCGCGCACAGGCGAGCCCCAGGAGGCCAAGTCCGGCGACACGGCCCTGGAACAGTTCACGGTCAATCTGGTCGCAAAGGCCCGGGAAGGACGCATCGATCCCCTGATCGGCCGGACCCCGGAACTCTCGCGGACCATCCAGGTGCTCATGCGCCGGCGAAAAAACAATCCCATCTATGTGGGCGATCCCGGTGTGGGCAAGACCGCCATCGCCGAGGGGCTGGCGCTGAAGATCGTCAAGGGCGAGGTGCCCGAGGTCTTTGCCAATACAGAGATTTACGCCCTGGACATGGGCGCGCTTTTGGCCGGAACCAAGTACCGGGGGGATTTCGAGGCCCGGCTCAAAGGGGTTTTGTCCGAACTGACCCAAAAGCCCGAGGCCATCCTCTTCGTGGACGAGATCCACACCATCGTCGGGGCCGGGGCCACCAGCGGCGGCACCCTGGACGCCTCCAACATTCTCAAACCCGTCCTGGCCTCGGGGACGCTTCGTTGCATCGGTTCCACCACCTACGAGGAATACAAGAACCACTTCGAAAAGGATCGGGCCCTGTCCCGGCGCTTCCAGAAAATCGACATCCCCGAGCCCACCCGGGACGAGGCCGTGGAGATATTAAAGGGGCTTCGGTCCTATTACGAGGAGCACCACGGCGTGCATTACTCGGATACCGCCATCAAGGCCGCCGTGGACCTCTCGGCCCGGCACGTCAACGACCGCTACCTTCCGGACAAGGCCATCGACGTCATTGACGAGGCCGGGGCGGTCTATCGCATTTCGGGCAAGACCGGGCGCGGCGCCGTGGGCGTGACGGATGTGGAGAAGGTCGTGGCCAAAATGGCCAGGATCCCGGCCCAGCGCATCAGCGGATCGGACAAGACCCGCCTGGAGAACCTGGACCGCGACCTGAGGGCCGTCATTTTCGGCCAGGACAAGGCCATCGACACCGTGTCCAAGGCCATCAAGCGCTCCCGGGCCGGCCTTTGCCCGGACGGAAAACCCACCGGCTCCTTTTTGCTGGCCGGTCCCACAGGCGTGGGCAAGACCGAACTGGCCAGGCAACTGGCCCTGGTCCTCGGCATCAACTTCGTGCGCTTCGACATGAGCGAATACATGGAAAAGCATGCGGTTTCGCGGCTTATCGGCGCGCCCCCGGGATATGTGGGCTTCGACCAGGGCGGCCTTCTGACCGACGCCATCCGCAAGCACCCCCACAGCGTGCTCCTTCTCGACGAGATCGAAAAGGCCCACCCGGACATGTTCAGCATCCTCTTGCAGGTCATGGACTACGCCACCCTGACCGACAACAACGGCCGCAAGGCCGACTTCTCCCACGTCATCCTGCTTATGACCACCAACGCCGGGGCCCGGGAGATGTCCGCGAAAAACATCGGGTTCGGCAACGCCGACACCCCCGACGACCGTTCCGACCAGGGCAAAAAGGCCCTGGATCGCCTGTTCAGCCCGGAATTTCGCAACCGCCTGGACGGCATCGTCACCTTCAAGTCCCTGACTCCGGAGGTCATGGACCGCATCGTCGCCAAATACCTGGGGGAATTAAACGACCAGATGCGCGACAGGAAGGTCGCCGTGACCCTGACCCCGGCCGCCGTCTCCCTCTTGGCCCACAAGGGGTTCGACGCGGTCTACGGCGCCCGGCCCCTGGCCCGGGTCATCCAGACCGAGATCAAGGACGTCCTGGCCCATGAACTGCTTTTCGGGCGGCTGCGCCAGGGCGGCGAGGCCATCGTGGACGCCCCGGACAAGGACGGCGATGTCGCCGGGGCGGAGGTTCCCGAGGGGTCGTCCTTCGCCTTCGCCTACGTCCCCCGCGAGCCGGGCCGCAAAAAGACCGTCCACTGA
- a CDS encoding ATP-dependent Clp protease adaptor ClpS: MSEPINDEERESGVGLADEAREPKRFKVLLHNDNYTTMEFVVKVLMQVFRRTEAEAVQIMLSVHNKGIGVCGVYTAEVAELKVSLVRRLARQNGYPLKCSMEEV; this comes from the coding sequence ATGAGTGAACCGATTAACGACGAAGAACGCGAATCAGGCGTGGGGCTGGCCGATGAGGCGCGGGAACCCAAACGGTTCAAGGTCCTTTTGCACAACGACAACTATACGACCATGGAATTCGTGGTCAAAGTGCTTATGCAGGTCTTCCGCAGGACCGAGGCCGAGGCCGTCCAAATCATGCTGAGCGTCCACAACAAGGGCATCGGCGTGTGCGGCGTGTACACGGCGGAAGTTGCCGAACTCAAGGTTTCCCTGGTGCGCCGGCTGGCCCGCCAGAACGGATATCCGCTCAAATGCAGCATGGAAGAGGTCTAG
- a CDS encoding class IV adenylate cyclase: MALEVELKYPVLEFAPVRRALAGIGAQCLGAVFERNEVFDSPAPGGDAQGASGRLRDAGMVLRLRQDIPGKSGTTGGAGHCGLLTLKLPPPPGAPEGFKVRREIETRVEDLAAMRDILSGLGFAGSLCYEKVRETWKLGELSVCLDRLPFGCFVELEGPPGDILAWADRLGLQAASASTATYHDLHLEHLDRLGLPRRDSFVFDPDTAALLVENPALGA; this comes from the coding sequence ATGGCCCTGGAAGTCGAATTGAAGTATCCCGTTTTGGAGTTCGCGCCTGTGCGTCGCGCCCTGGCCGGGATCGGCGCGCAGTGTCTGGGCGCTGTTTTCGAACGCAACGAGGTTTTCGATTCCCCCGCCCCTGGTGGCGATGCCCAGGGGGCGAGCGGGCGGCTGCGGGATGCGGGGATGGTGTTGCGGCTGCGGCAAGACATTCCGGGAAAATCCGGAACGACCGGCGGTGCCGGGCATTGTGGCCTCCTGACCCTCAAGCTTCCGCCGCCCCCTGGCGCCCCCGAGGGATTCAAGGTCCGCCGGGAGATCGAAACCCGGGTGGAGGATCTCGCGGCCATGCGGGACATCCTGTCGGGTCTCGGGTTCGCCGGGTCGCTTTGCTACGAGAAGGTGCGCGAGACCTGGAAGCTCGGCGAACTGAGCGTCTGTCTGGACCGTCTGCCCTTTGGCTGCTTCGTCGAGTTGGAAGGCCCGCCCGGGGACATCCTGGCCTGGGCGGACCGGCTGGGGCTTCAGGCCGCCTCGGCCAGCACCGCCACCTACCACGACCTGCACCTTGAACATCTGGATCGTTTGGGGCTGCCGCGCCGGGACAGCTTCGTCTTCGACCCGGACACGGCGGCCCTTCTGGTGGAAAATCCCGCTCTGGGCGCATAA